Proteins encoded by one window of Polycladomyces subterraneus:
- a CDS encoding YtpI family protein → MKTLLLFFVAIVIVTAILVFINNLAARRAEGNRRGFHQAKMNISMGVMFLAIAGLHFATPGGTWLRTLLNTLILVIGLINLYYGIKHYRHFRTLLNQEGDIAETTKTKDDSGDHDTNNETDPARG, encoded by the coding sequence ATGAAAACGCTTTTGTTGTTCTTCGTCGCCATCGTCATTGTGACGGCGATCCTTGTCTTCATCAACAACTTGGCTGCTCGCCGGGCGGAAGGAAACCGACGCGGTTTTCACCAAGCCAAGATGAACATCAGCATGGGGGTCATGTTTCTCGCCATCGCCGGCTTGCATTTCGCCACTCCAGGCGGTACGTGGTTGCGCACCTTGTTGAACACGTTGATCCTGGTTATCGGCTTGATTAATTTGTATTATGGGATCAAACATTACCGCCATTTTCGCACGCTGTTGAATCAGGAGGGCGATATTGCGGAAACAACCAAAACCAAAGACGACAGCGGTGACCATGACACCAACAACGAAACCGATCCCGCACGTGGATAA